The segment TCATCGGTTGTCGGAGATGGTGGTCGAAAAATGTCTGAAAAATAATCCCTAAGTTTTAgaggggaaatgttatttttgaaagttagaaaactttagacagagatgaagttgttagtttttaaagctgtgggggaaaaatataatgaattttatatttttttaatataattaataaaatgacgattttatctttacttttttttaaccGAAGTTAGCTCATAGGTGGGATTTCAGATTTTTCAAACCCCGTGGGTGTGTCTTTAAAAGGCCACTAAAACTTGGGgatgaaatagtcctttggcccctTGATTATACACTTCCGCAAGTCTCAAGGCATTCTGATGGTTACGGTCATAATTATCAACatcttatgatatattataatataaataaaaaatatttatattataaaatatatcaaattaatacgatattgTGATCAtatatacgatacgatataatacatattacagATACAAATCGatacattttttgaaaaaaaaaataatataatagaagtgtatgtaaaaaatttaaaattttcatgagtgtatgtgatatttttaaaaataataacgtgtgaattatattttttaattattttattttttaaaattatattatatgatatgatataactatagaaaattaagttttttatatagaACATGATATGCGATCTAACTATTAACGGTAAGGttcacattttcatttttcttatgcGGGTATATCATTGATGATGTTTTCCTTACTTTGCTAAGACTAGAGAATCTCCggttgtttctttctttccataAAAAAACATAGATCATGGCTCCCAACCCATTTTGCAAAGAATATTTTTAAGACAATTCCTTTCCCAGTTTTCATAGCAATCTTCTATGTAATTGTTCCAAGCTTGCTCTCTATAATCAAAGCTATTTGCCTCAAGAACGACCTTCCAAACATGCTGAATTCacattgaaagaaaagaataaaatatatttcacttTAGTAATTTTTATAGGTCTTCATTGCTAAATATCTCTTAAGAAATAGCTTACATTATTTCTCAACCGaactcaaataaataataataataatatcacttATATACATAAACGagaaatattttaagtatacaaataggtatatatttgatgtatgttatcaaatgattaagtgattttgaattaacaataaaataatattcaatcacatgattataCATACGTATATactatttatgtattaaaaaatgaatatacatatattactTGTATGGAAAAACAATATtcatcattaaatttaataatacctTTTGggaataattattaattttttaaatgatgatcaTCAAAGTCACCAAAAATTGCACACACTGTAATTGTGGTTAAATGAACAAAGTCTCAACAATAACATCATTTCATGGCTTGGCCTTGGATTGAGAAGAATCATTGACACAATTTACCAACTACgcacttataaaaatttaagtattATTAATTAAGAAGATTCTGAGATTGAGCTCAATTTAACGTCAATggagccaaactcaaactcaaatttgttgaattcattttaaaagtgttcaagtttagttcatttaaaaataatcgagtttgagttcgaatCAAGTTTTGAGCTTCgcttaatattataacaaaatataaataattaaaatgatatctttttttatgtatttgttaaaacaatattgttttaatctatTCGTATAAACAAATTTCTAAACTCGCGAGTTCGCTGAGCAATTACACCTAaagttcaaactaaaaaatatttaaattttaggtttgagtttgaacttgttTGAGTGAAGTTCATTTTGGATTTGTTCGAATCAAGTTTATATTTAGGTTCaaacaaacttgatttaaatccaACTTTATTGAGATTCTATGAGGATGGTACATTATGGTGTCTACCCATAAAATTTTGAGGTTAGACCGAGGCTCTAGTTCTGAGCCATCCATGGGGAAGAATCAATGTTTGTGTTCACTTCATTCCTTTCTTATATTATGGGTTACGTTTCAGCAAGAAATGATGTTCAACAAGTTCACTTCATTCctttcttatattatatgtccTCTCCAATTGATGAAATGGGTTACCACTTGGAATCTTTAATGCAACTTTCCCATTCTTTTCAATTCAATAAAGCACATTTTCCCTCACCTTTTCACTTCAAAATCTTTCTATTAATTTCCCCCAAAATCCTCtacaattttaatcattttaacaaaaaaaaacatgggAAAAGGCCACGGTTTGTTGTTATGTCTGATTTTGGTTTGTCTTTTAGGTGAAGGCCTAACCAAGGGAGTTCAAGGCCTGGCTTGCAACTGGGGATTGCAATCGACTCACCCACTGCCGCCGAGCATTGCTGTGAAGCTCTTGAAAGACAACGGATTCAAAAAAGTGAAGCTTTTTGAAGCTGATCCTGGGGCTCTATTGGCTCTTGCAAATTCTGGTATTCAAGTTATGGTTGGCATTCCTAATGAACTCTTGGCGCCTCTTGCAAGCACCGTCAATAATGCTATCAATTGGGTTCAACGAAACGTCTCCTCTTATATCTCCAAAGGTGTCGATATAAGGTAAAGAGCAATGCTATACCTACACATTTTTTAGCTAAAATTTATCAGTTGACTGAAATTGAACCGATTTGTATTGGTGTTCTAGGTATGTGGCTGTGGCGAATGAGCCTTTCCTCAAGACCTACAAAGACACTTTTCTGCGTACTACATTTCCAGCCCTGCAGAATATTCAAGCAGCCCTGATAAAGGCTGGCTTAGGAAAGCAAGTTAAGGTCACCATTCCACTGAATGCAGATGTCTACCAAAGTGAAAGTGGCCTGCCCTCTGCTGGCGACTTTCGATCCGACATCCATGGCTTGATGATCTCTATCATCAAGTTTCTAAGCGACAATGGTGGCGTCCTCACCATCAACATCTACCCTTTCCTTAGCCTCAATTCTGACCCCCATTTCCCCGTTGAATATGCCTTTTTCAATGGCAGCTCTGCCCCTGTTGTTGATGGCTCCATAGCTTACACCAATGTGTTCGATGCCAACTTCGATACCCTCATTTCAGCCCTCGAAAAGAACGGTTTCGCTTCAATGCCCGTCATTATTGGCGAAGTTGGATGGCCAACCGATGGTGATCCCAGTGCCAACAATGAGTATGCCCAGAGATTCAATCAAGGACTACTCGACCGGATAAATTCCGGCCAAGGCACGCCAAAGCGCAGCACCCCACCAGAGGTTTACGTGTTTTCTCTGATTGATGAGGATAAAAAGAGCATTCAACCCGGAAATTTTGAGAGGCACTGGGGGATTTTTTACTTCGATGGAACCATAAAGTACCAACTGAATCTGGGGAGTGGAAAAGGCCTAATTCCAGCAAAAGGGGTGAAATATATGGCGAGGCAGTGGTGTGTAATGTCACCTTATGCAAGCACATCAGACCCCAATTTCGAAAACAGCATCAACTATGCCTGCACCTACGCAGATTGCACAAGTCTTGGCTATGGTTCATCCTGTGGAAATCTGGATGACAGAAGCAATGCTTCTTATGCGTTCAACATGTACTACCAGACGATGGATCAAAGAAAAGATTCATGTTCATTCTCCAATTTATCAACCATCACCACCATCAATCCTTCGCGAGGCACATGCCGATATGAGATCATGATTGACATAGGAAAACATGAGCTGCCTCCAGCTCATCACGCACCTTCAGCAGCTGGAAGGAAGCAACAGTGCTCGCTGATTATGGCTCTCATATTAGTTTTGGCATTGATTATTTAACTGcattcatttatcaaaataaaattt is part of the Mangifera indica cultivar Alphonso chromosome 13, CATAS_Mindica_2.1, whole genome shotgun sequence genome and harbors:
- the LOC123195179 gene encoding glucan endo-1,3-beta-glucosidase 5, whose protein sequence is MGKGHGLLLCLILVCLLGEGLTKGVQGLACNWGLQSTHPLPPSIAVKLLKDNGFKKVKLFEADPGALLALANSGIQVMVGIPNELLAPLASTVNNAINWVQRNVSSYISKGVDIRYVAVANEPFLKTYKDTFLRTTFPALQNIQAALIKAGLGKQVKVTIPLNADVYQSESGLPSAGDFRSDIHGLMISIIKFLSDNGGVLTINIYPFLSLNSDPHFPVEYAFFNGSSAPVVDGSIAYTNVFDANFDTLISALEKNGFASMPVIIGEVGWPTDGDPSANNEYAQRFNQGLLDRINSGQGTPKRSTPPEVYVFSLIDEDKKSIQPGNFERHWGIFYFDGTIKYQLNLGSGKGLIPAKGVKYMARQWCVMSPYASTSDPNFENSINYACTYADCTSLGYGSSCGNLDDRSNASYAFNMYYQTMDQRKDSCSFSNLSTITTINPSRGTCRYEIMIDIGKHELPPAHHAPSAAGRKQQCSLIMALILVLALII